The Erpetoichthys calabaricus chromosome 5, fErpCal1.3, whole genome shotgun sequence genome has a segment encoding these proteins:
- the clrn2 gene encoding clarin-2, whose protein sequence is MPGLLKKTFFSMASILSIASAVLIIVALSTQQWVTGSILCKTGAELVNASDPEMNKFIGEIYYGLFEGRKIRQCGLGRRQTKIYMFPNLVRKLNGALHVFIILFLFITITFALVSFGFCVYNARKIPYQSIKGPAGIYLWNLIAGLFGVFGVVSFIAALKLHRLTERIANFNEHIFQFVALEEHYGFSFWLCVASTATHGVNFLVVAITGIHFPKMQKKQPEEPTVTGEDLLY, encoded by the exons ATGCCTGGACTCTTGAAAAAGACTTTTTTCTCTATGGCATCAATCCTTAGCATTGCATCTGCTGTGCTGATAATCGTTGCGCTTTCTACACAGCAGTGGGTGACTGGAAGTATCTTGTGCAAGACTGGAGCTGAGCTGGTGAATGCTTCGGACCCAGAAATGAATAAGTTTATTGGGGAAATTTACTACGGACTCTTTGAGGGTCGAAAAATAAGGCAGTGTGGCCTGGGAAGGCGGCAAACAAAAATTTACA TGTTCCCTAATCTGGTGAGGAAGTTGAATGGTGCTCTtcatgtttttatcattttatttctcttcatcaCCATCACATTTGCTCTAGTCAGTTTTGGGTTCTGTGTATACAATGCAAGGAAGATTCCGTACCAGTCAATAAAGGGACCTGCAGGCATTTACTTGTGGAATTTGATTGCAG GGTTGTTTGGTGTCTTTGGAGTTGTCAGCTTTATTGCTGCTTTGAAGCTTCATCGATTAACAGAGAGAATTGCCAATTTTAATGAACATATATTCCAGTTTGTTGCCTTGGAAGAACATTATGGCTTCTCTTTCTGGTTGTGTGTAGCAAGTACTGCAACCCATGGAGTTAACTTTCTTGTAGTGGCCATCACTGGAATTCATTTCCccaagatgcagaaaaagcaaccAGAAGAACCCACTGTAACTGGAGAAGATCTTTTGTACTGA